The Pecten maximus chromosome 6, xPecMax1.1, whole genome shotgun sequence DNA window TACCTAATAATGCTTGACCTTATAAGTATGTATAATAATGGTTGACCTTATAAGGATGTATAATAATGCTTGACCTTATAAGGATGTATAATAATGCTTGACCTTATAAGGATGTATGATAACGCTTGACCTTATAAGGATGTGTAATGATGGTTGATTCTGATCTTCTGTTCCAGGTCCAGGTCTTACCAGATGGTTCCATGGTAACAATGGACTACCGGACAGAAAGGGTTCGGATATTTACAGACGAAACTGGAAAAATTGTCAGAGTTCCAATGATAGGGTGATCAACGggtgttacctccctttactgTGTACTCTGTCTAAACCATACACCTGGCTGTATACAGACCGTAGAGAATCTATTGTCATTGTCCGAACTAATGTTTCTGGcatgttttaacaaaaacattgGGATGAGGCAGTGTCTGGCTTAGACAGAGTTTACTCTATACAACTAATTTATCTAAAACAGTTTATCTGTTCTTATCATTCCTTAAAATATTGGTATTTACAATAATTGGTAATTCggtaattgaaattttaaattttttgaaacCATGTTTTTCTAGCTTACagttgtaatattatatatactgctaAGTTTACTAATGCCATCCTGTATCTTAATcgtaaatattgtttatcaaattCGCTATGAATCATGTtaaatgtttttgtgtgtaaattgtgtgttggtatgataattttatattatattagtAATATCCTGGGTAATTAACACCAGTTATATTTAATTGTGCTGTGAACCCATGTTTTGTTCACTTCTGAGTTACAATTGGTGCTATCTGTGTAAGCcagaatacatttgtatactgttttacatgaaatatttgtggGTTCTTAATTTGGTGGTTTCTTGCTTGGTAACATGTTGGAAGAACTGCAGAACATTGGTCCAGTTGggacaatacatatacattatatacacttGAGGTGttcttattatatatatattgaaggTCAACTTTAAGGTCATCTTGAAGGTCACACAGGAGACTCAgcattatatatctattgatgtgtttgttgtttttattgacAATTCATTTACATATCCTGATGAAAATGTAACTTAGATGCTAAGtatcaatattgaaaattagttatttaatttacaatgtttttttcgatatttattttatattctatGTTACTAATTCCCACCGATACATCTATGACTGTAGTCTTAGGGACTGGGCTCAAATTTCCAACCCATGGTCCAAATGTATAATGGAATTTGTCACGGATTGGGAATTtgcaccatttatataattaagttCCTGTGAGTTTTGTAACGTTAATATTTAACTACGGTAAATGATTTTACTCTGCCAAGATTTTCGCCAATATCGactcggatagttcgaacttgtgcttattttctgaagcataattttgaataattcgaacaggttcgtcaatatttatttaattctgTTCGAATTAACCTGAGGTTTACGGTATGTCAATACTTAACCAAGGTTTTTTGATGTAGAAGAGCCTGTTAAAAATTTGATATCCTGTTGACACAGATTATACAATGtcaagttacatgtatataagtagaATTCTATGTTAACTGACAATCATACAGTCATTAGCTAGTACCAATTTTCAGAACTATTTCCAATGCTCACTCTGTATATTAAATTGTTGCATTCCTCAAAGTGTGATACAGAAATAATGGTGTGATTTTCATGTCTATGAATAACTATGAGCAACCCAGGTACAGGGTAAATAATCACAGTTCCGTCCCGTAATATAATACTGATGAAATTCAATATCTCCAGTACCTCCAGCCTTTTGTCCTTCATAGACAAATATTGCAATGTTGATTTGATGATAAAAATACCAAGCAATAACATAATAAAAGATAGGTTGGTGTCATGAGCATGATCCACATTATTTTTGTCCGATTACTTATTATATTGTTAGTGGGGGAAGAAATGGCGAACTTCCTCTCAGATTAAATTATATCACTCACACAGAATAGATAAAATTTTCTTTATCTAATTTTCTTTGCCgaagcttgtgtcttttgtaacttttaaaaaataacttacttgtgtgaaataaattccatatccaacaaccactcgttgtgtaacctctatatatcttaCATAGTTTTCTTTATATTAATTTGTAATGTATGCATAATTTTTCCTGTACTTGCTTTTCATCTCTTTTTGACAGACAACATTCCTCCATTTATGCTCAAAATATGTGAAATACCTATCTTTGTAATCTGTAAATTTTTATAGAGACCAACTATGGGAAGTTGAACCTTTCCAAtcagtaaacctgtataaagaGGCCAATTTCTATGTAAAACTTGACTTGTCCaatctgtaaacctgtgtaaAGAGGCCAATATCTATGTAAAAGTGTACATGTCcaatctgtaaacctgtataaagaGGCCATTTCTAATCCAAAACTTTTCTTGTCcaatctgtaaacctgtataaagaGGCCATTTCTAATCCAAAACTTTTCTTGTCCaatctgtaaacctgtgtaaagaggccttttttttttatctaaaatgtTACATATTAAATCTGTAAACCTATGTAAAGAGGCCATTTTTTATGTAAAGCTTTACTTGTCCaatctgtaaacctgtgtaaAGAGGCCAACTtgatacatttctatgtaaaaCTGGTTGCATAATCAGAAAATCTGGATTTTCTAGATGGAAAAAAGTCCCTTAGGGTGGTAGTTTCATTGCTGGTAGTCCAATTCAGTATACAGAATGTATGTTAATTTTTACTTTGGTATTTATCTTGTTAttaagttatataaaacatatttacagtgTTTTagattcaatttgttttttacaatcaatatattttaatatacatgaGGAGAAAGAAGCTTTTGTCCAGTCAACATTTTTTCGTTCACGGGTGAAATACATATTATAACACTTTGTATGTTATGTACTGATGTTCTGTTTCATGAGAAGTTTGTCGTCATAACTGGTACAGAGAAAGACAGAAATTAAAACACGACAAACATTTTCTAGTATTTCCTATCAAATGTGTTTATTGTGCTTTTTTAGCCAAAAAAtgtcttttgaaaatgaattttgaagtaCATATGTTCTGCTTTTGAAATTGTGCAATGagtttcaatatttatattacttTGCCTGCTTTATCTTTCCTATTGTTGAAATGGATTTCCTCTTTCTTTTGCAACATTAATTCAGTACTGTATGTCAAGTTAAGTA harbors:
- the LOC117329619 gene encoding subtilisin inhibitor CLSI-I-like; its protein translation is MSTTNWPDCVGKTWQEAEAIIRKEYPNISVQVLPDGSMVTMDYRTERVRIFTDETGKIVRVPMIG